The genomic window TGTCTCTTTTTGTACGACAGAAAACTACAGAGAAAATATCTGGATTAGCATCAGCTAAACGTTTCAAAGCTTCATAACGGTCACGAGCATTTACTAAGTAAAATTCGTGAGAAACTGTTGCAGAACCTGAATTTTTGGCTCCAACAGTAATTTCAACTGGTTCGCTCATGAATTGTTTTGCAATTCTAGCAACCTCTTGCGGCATAGTTGCAGAGAACAACCATGTACTTTTTTCGTCTGGAGTATCTGATAAAATAGATACGATATCCTCATAGAATCCCATGTTTAACATTTCGTCAGCCTCATCAAGAATACAGTAATCTATATTTTTAATGTTAACCAAACCTCTGTTAATCATGTCTTGCATTCTTCCTGGAGTTGCAACGATAATCTGCGCTCCTCTTTTAATGTCTCTAGCTTGCTCTGTAATACTAGCCCCGCCGTAAACTGCTACCACATTAATACCTTTTTCGTATTTTGAGTAGTTTTTAAGTTCGTTGGTAATCTGTAAACAAAGTTCTCGTGTTGGCGATAAAACTAATGCTTGTGTGTTTCTGTTGTCAGCATCAATTTTTTGAATTAGCGGAAAACCGAAAGCTGCCGTTTTCCCTGTCCCTGTCTGAGCCAACGCAACCATATCTGTGTCTTTTTCCAATAATAGGGGAATCGCCTTTTCCTGTACCTCTGACGGATTTTCAAATCCTAGATCTAAAATCGCCTTCAGTAACGATTCATTCAATCCTAATTGTTCAAATTTATTCATATATGTATTTAAAATAGGGTGCAAAATTACTGTTAATTATTCAGATAAACTAATGGTAATTCAAGAATTATGTATTTGTTATGATTTGATTATCAAAAAGTTACAGTTTTATTGAAATCATTTTTTTTTAGAAATCCATAAAACACCCTAAAATAACGTCATGAAATCTAAAATTTCGCCTTTAAAATGTTGTATTTGAAACAATTATTTTGCGGCACTCAGGAAATCAATTAGTTGCTGAACTGCTTTTCCGCGGTGGCCTATTTTATTTTTTACTTCCAATGGCAATTGGGCAAAGGTCTCATCAAAATTTTCGGGTTTAAAAATAGGATCATATCCAAAACCATTTGTTCCCATTTTATGAGAGGTAATAATTCCTTTAGCAATTCCAGTAAACAAATATTGTTTGCCTTCAAGGTTTAAAGTAATAACGGTCTTGAACTGGGCGCTGCGATTTTCTTCATTTTTTAATGCCTCTAAAAGCTTGTTCATATTATCATCTGCATTTTTTTGTTCGCCGGCATATCTTGCAGAATAAACTCCTGGTTCACCATTTAGTGCACTTAATTCTAATCCAGTATCATCAGCAAAACAATCGTATCCGTATTTTTGAGTTACATAATCGGCTTTTAAAATCGCATTTCCTTCAATTGTATCTGCAGTTTCAGGAATATCTTCAAGGCAGTTAATATCTTCTAAACTTAATATTTTAATGCTTTCAGGAAGCATGCTTTGTATTTCTGCAATTTTATTTTTATTGTTTGAAGCAAAAACGAGTTTCATAGAATTATCTGTTTAAATGATTTCAACACAAATTTAGAATTCTTATATTTGATATGTTACCTAAAAATAAAATAAATGCAGTTATCAGTTCTTTATAAAAAAATAATGCCTTTTGTAAAGCCTTACAGAAAGATGGTAATTGCTACTTTACTGCTTACATTTTTGGGTTCTTTTGCGGCGCAGGTTAATGCCTTAATTTTAAAATATACTGTCGATACAATCAATAATTTAATGGTGGCACATGAGCCGTTGTCAAAAGGTTTTCATTTGTTAGGAATTATTAGTATTGTATTGTTAACTAAAGAGTTGGTTAATTCTGTTGTACAGTTTGGGCAAAAATTTTATGGAGAAAAACTTCGTATTTTTATAACCCGTGATATTTCTCAAACCATTGTCGAAAAAATCCTGAGTTATAGAATGGAATTTTATACTTCTGATGAAAATGAAAGCGGAAAACTTCAAACCAGAATCGATCTCGGAATCAGTAGTTTAACTCGATTGGTGCAAAACTTTTTTATTGATATTCTGCCTTTATTTGCAAACGCTTTTGTGGCATTGGTTATAATGTTTTATGCCAATGTCTATGTTGGTTTGGTGAGTTTGTGTATTATTCCGATTTACTTTTATATCAGTCAATTACAAGCGAGAAAATTAAGCGGATTTAGGAGACGAATGCGTAATTACCGAGAAACCAAAAACAACGGAATCATAAGTTTAATTGAATCTATTACGGTCATTAAATCTTTTGTACGAGAATCGACAGAAGCGGACCGCCACGAAAAGATTCAATATGAAATGACTG from Flavobacterium fluviale includes these protein-coding regions:
- a CDS encoding non-canonical purine NTP diphosphatase, which produces MKLVFASNNKNKIAEIQSMLPESIKILSLEDINCLEDIPETADTIEGNAILKADYVTQKYGYDCFADDTGLELSALNGEPGVYSARYAGEQKNADDNMNKLLEALKNEENRSAQFKTVITLNLEGKQYLFTGIAKGIITSHKMGTNGFGYDPIFKPENFDETFAQLPLEVKNKIGHRGKAVQQLIDFLSAAK